A genomic region of Deinococcus sp. KSM4-11 contains the following coding sequences:
- the ispG gene encoding flavodoxin-dependent (E)-4-hydroxy-3-methylbut-2-enyl-diphosphate synthase, which produces MTIRRQTVTVDVGGVPIGSAHPIVVQSMTNTDTADAEGTAIQVAQLARAGSEIVRVTVNTREAAAAIPEIVARLEEVGLNVPIVGDFHYNGHILLREFPDTARLLAKYRINPGNVGAGQHHDANFATMIEVAREYDKPVRIGVNWGSLDQQVLARLMDENTAQGSPKTGTDVMIDAMVVSALESAAYAEELGLAHDKILISVKVSSAPELWQVYRQLAPLCDYPLHLGLTEAGMGMKGIVASSVALAPLLTEGIGDTIRVSLTPEPGASRKLEVEVAQQMLQSLGLRQFLPQVTSCPGCGRTTSSFFQELAQKIQDYIRDTMPEWKAKYPGVEDMQVAVMGCIVNGPGESKHANIGISLPGTGEEPRAPVYQDGKLLTTLKGPRIAEDFQALMEAYVENTYGRVAHSTN; this is translated from the coding sequence ATGACCATCCGCCGCCAGACCGTGACCGTGGACGTGGGCGGCGTGCCCATCGGCAGCGCGCACCCCATCGTCGTACAGAGCATGACCAATACCGACACGGCCGACGCCGAGGGCACAGCCATCCAGGTCGCACAACTGGCCCGCGCGGGCAGCGAGATCGTGCGCGTCACCGTCAACACCCGTGAGGCCGCCGCCGCCATTCCCGAGATCGTCGCGCGCTTGGAGGAGGTCGGCCTGAACGTCCCTATCGTCGGGGACTTCCATTACAACGGCCACATCCTGCTGCGCGAGTTCCCCGACACGGCCCGGCTGCTCGCCAAGTACCGCATCAATCCCGGCAACGTCGGCGCCGGACAGCACCACGACGCGAACTTCGCCACCATGATCGAGGTCGCCCGCGAATACGACAAGCCCGTGCGGATCGGCGTGAACTGGGGCAGCCTGGATCAGCAGGTGCTCGCCCGCCTGATGGACGAGAACACCGCCCAGGGCAGCCCTAAGACCGGAACCGACGTCATGATCGACGCCATGGTCGTCTCCGCGCTGGAATCGGCGGCGTACGCCGAGGAACTCGGCCTCGCGCACGACAAGATCCTCATCTCGGTCAAGGTCAGCAGCGCCCCGGAACTGTGGCAGGTGTACCGGCAACTCGCGCCACTGTGCGACTACCCCCTGCACCTGGGCCTCACCGAGGCGGGCATGGGCATGAAAGGCATCGTGGCCAGCAGCGTCGCCCTGGCCCCGCTGCTCACCGAGGGCATCGGCGACACCATCCGCGTGTCGCTCACCCCGGAACCCGGCGCGAGCCGCAAGCTGGAAGTCGAGGTGGCGCAGCAGATGCTCCAGAGCCTCGGCCTGCGCCAGTTCCTCCCGCAGGTCACAAGCTGCCCCGGCTGTGGCCGCACCACCAGCTCGTTTTTCCAGGAACTTGCGCAGAAGATTCAAGACTACATCCGAGACACCATGCCCGAGTGGAAAGCGAAGTACCCCGGCGTGGAGGACATGCAGGTCGCCGTGATGGGCTGCATCGTGAACGGCCCCGGCGAGAGCAAGCACGCCAACATCGGCATCAGCCTCCCCGGCACCGGCGAGGAACCCCGCGCGCCCGTCTATCAGGACGGCAAACTGCTCACCACCCTGAAAGGCCCCCGGATTGCCGAGGACTTCCAGGCGCTGATGGAAGCGTATGTGGAAAACACGTATGGACGGGTTGCCCACTCCACCAACTGA
- a CDS encoding DUF4259 domain-containing protein, with amino-acid sequence MGTWGTGSFENDSAADFIKEVVEDGAVALREALEVVLDPELDYIEVEEGSRAIAAAEIIAAITSGDHRNITDADLLSWVEEANASSLSSQREQALDAVDRVLGPDSELPELWEDSDDQRDWQRDVQRLRSSLG; translated from the coding sequence ATGGGGACCTGGGGCACCGGCAGTTTCGAGAACGACAGCGCCGCCGATTTCATCAAGGAAGTCGTCGAGGACGGCGCGGTGGCGCTCCGCGAGGCCCTGGAGGTCGTGCTCGACCCAGAGCTCGATTACATCGAGGTCGAGGAGGGTTCCCGAGCCATCGCGGCGGCCGAGATCATCGCCGCCATCACGTCGGGCGATCACCGCAACATCACGGACGCTGACCTCCTGAGCTGGGTCGAGGAGGCGAATGCCAGCAGCCTGTCGAGTCAGCGCGAGCAGGCGCTCGACGCGGTCGACCGGGTGCTCGGCCCTGACAGCGAACTCCCGGAACTCTGGGAGGATTCTGACGACCAGCGGGACTGGCAGCGGGACGTGCAGCGGCTGCGTTCCAGCCTCGGCTGA